The following coding sequences lie in one Halogeometricum rufum genomic window:
- a CDS encoding DUF5794 domain-containing protein, producing the protein MSVSQHPVALRLEQQVGGATRLLATVMALPLVDGIFPALVIAGALSTPVGIVQTGLLIFGGSATVAVILAEMEGTRREQMTSVLILGAVLLPVAGVEAAFAETIKTLLNFEVFHRFAGLVILAVAAKTASSEVGEKLPSPSVIIGLGLVASFEPSGAQLILNPDPTVILHAVAAAGTGVAFALAVALFGPRLRGAVDIDRFRFGSSVALGMLAIDVLGVLPTDRPIALGVLGVTALFAYDPAAAESVEEYDHGLESDDDPVESSEVPVPSAVADGGNRDESASDAESEVSNDAEDGGGDAGYGYPAESDSRAPWL; encoded by the coding sequence ATGAGCGTCTCACAACACCCGGTCGCACTTCGCCTCGAGCAGCAGGTGGGTGGCGCGACGCGCCTCCTGGCCACCGTGATGGCCCTGCCTCTCGTCGACGGCATCTTCCCCGCACTCGTCATCGCGGGGGCGCTGAGTACCCCGGTCGGCATCGTCCAGACCGGACTGCTCATCTTCGGCGGGTCCGCCACCGTCGCCGTCATCCTCGCCGAGATGGAGGGCACGCGCCGCGAGCAGATGACCTCCGTCCTCATCCTCGGCGCGGTACTGCTCCCCGTCGCCGGAGTGGAGGCGGCGTTCGCCGAGACCATCAAGACGCTGTTGAACTTCGAGGTGTTCCACCGCTTCGCCGGTCTGGTCATCCTCGCCGTCGCGGCGAAGACGGCGTCCTCGGAGGTGGGCGAGAAGCTCCCCTCGCCGAGCGTCATCATCGGCCTCGGGCTGGTCGCCAGCTTCGAACCGTCGGGCGCGCAGTTGATACTGAACCCCGACCCGACGGTCATCCTGCACGCCGTCGCGGCGGCCGGGACGGGCGTCGCGTTCGCCCTCGCCGTTGCCCTGTTCGGCCCGCGCCTGCGGGGCGCCGTCGACATCGACCGCTTCCGCTTCGGCAGTTCCGTCGCGCTCGGGATGCTCGCCATCGACGTGCTGGGCGTCCTCCCCACGGACCGCCCCATCGCGCTAGGCGTCCTCGGCGTGACGGCCCTGTTCGCGTACGACCCCGCCGCCGCGGAGTCCGTCGAGGAGTACGACCACGGACTCGAATCCGACGACGACCCCGTCGAGTCGAGCGAGGTGCCCGTTCCCTCGGCCGTCGCCGACGGCGGCAACCGCGACGAGTCGGCGTCCGACGCCGAGAGCGAGGTGTCGAACGACGCGGAGGACGGCGGCGGCGACGCGGGCTACGGCTACCCGGCCGAGAGCGACTCGCGCGCGCCGTGGCTCTGA
- a CDS encoding DUF5795 family protein codes for MSNRVVQGRMVTPERLAELVEGEKPLEAEPIEDAEMDCPECGENVISVGYMPSVTEFVTAYKCQECDWSDADRD; via the coding sequence ATGAGCAATCGCGTCGTCCAAGGACGGATGGTCACGCCCGAACGACTCGCCGAACTGGTCGAGGGGGAGAAGCCGCTCGAAGCCGAACCCATCGAGGACGCCGAGATGGACTGTCCGGAGTGCGGCGAGAACGTCATCTCCGTGGGCTACATGCCGAGCGTGACCGAGTTCGTCACCGCGTACAAGTGCCAGGAGTGCGACTGGTCCGACGCCGACCGAGACTGA
- a CDS encoding serine hydrolase domain-containing protein, producing the protein MPADMLSAAVQRASERRADTGLQATVIFDDGTVWHGVAGEADHGDSDPLTHEDHLYIGSVTKLFTATLVMRRVQRGAISLSDTVDEWLDLEYADDVTVRMLLNHTSGVPNYTEDLWFGLRYFARPSKRWTPGELVDVVGGKPLNFAPGSRHRYSNSNYVLLGRLLERVTGSPYSALVRSLVREELGYDRTYYLDYPDETVIANAYDESIFRFGRQNLTAFRTSMETGAYAAGGILSTAPDVASFVRSVFDGRVLDEDVLSDMRTFVDAPDEDVPTQVEYGLGIRHLRIGDEDLYGHTGTIPGYSAIAMHHDEPRYTIAVIGNVSTIAQAEICGALQRVVLDERYRAIGSE; encoded by the coding sequence GTGCCAGCCGATATGCTGTCGGCCGCGGTCCAACGCGCGAGCGAGCGACGAGCGGATACCGGGTTACAGGCGACCGTGATATTCGACGACGGCACAGTCTGGCACGGCGTCGCGGGGGAGGCAGATCACGGCGACAGCGACCCGCTCACGCACGAGGACCACCTCTACATCGGCAGTGTCACGAAACTGTTCACGGCCACTCTGGTCATGCGTCGGGTCCAGCGGGGTGCCATCTCGCTGTCGGACACCGTCGACGAGTGGTTGGATCTCGAGTATGCCGACGACGTGACCGTGCGGATGCTCCTGAACCACACGAGCGGGGTCCCGAACTACACGGAAGACCTCTGGTTCGGCCTGCGATACTTCGCACGCCCGAGTAAGCGGTGGACACCGGGCGAACTCGTCGACGTCGTCGGAGGAAAGCCGCTGAACTTCGCTCCCGGCTCCCGTCACCGCTACTCGAACTCGAACTACGTCCTGCTCGGACGACTCTTGGAGCGCGTAACCGGGTCGCCGTACTCTGCTCTCGTGCGGAGTCTCGTTCGCGAGGAACTCGGATACGACCGAACGTACTACCTAGACTACCCGGACGAGACAGTGATCGCCAACGCGTACGACGAATCAATCTTCAGATTCGGCCGGCAGAATCTCACGGCATTCCGGACCTCGATGGAGACGGGGGCGTACGCCGCCGGTGGAATCCTCTCGACTGCACCGGACGTCGCGAGTTTCGTCAGGTCGGTGTTCGATGGTCGGGTTCTCGACGAGGACGTTCTCTCGGACATGCGAACGTTCGTCGACGCCCCCGACGAGGACGTCCCTACTCAGGTCGAGTACGGGCTCGGCATCCGACACCTGCGGATCGGCGACGAGGACCTCTACGGGCACACCGGGACGATCCCGGGCTACTCCGCTATCGCCATGCACCACGACGAGCCGAGATACACCATCGCGGTGATCGGCAACGTCTCGACGATAGCCCAAGCGGAGATATGCGGCGCACTCCAGCGAGTCGTGCTGGACGAACGCTATCGAGCTATTGGCTCGGAGTGA
- a CDS encoding CPBP family intramembrane glutamic endopeptidase: protein MAESRIPWVSSHPVAAFVIGAYAFTWLISAPAFFMEESWTPWILIYIGSFGPPVSAAVVTWLQGESVRAWARQIGRWRVGWVWWIAAFGIPVAIIVVTTGILVAIGGPVDPTQLSVSPALVAVVFIFGLTVSGGLNEEPGWRGFAQPYLNDRYSATTASLIVGVVWAFWHLPYFFIPITPHSGFTFVNQIGWFVGIFLLSVILAWAYNNTGSVLIVMVLHAMANTADVLLPLAPEEIVSDGVVVESAVATVTVTQLAVQSLVVVLVVAYFGHRSLSRREIPGVAYLRGEN, encoded by the coding sequence ATGGCTGAGAGCCGAATCCCTTGGGTCAGTTCGCATCCGGTAGCAGCGTTCGTCATCGGTGCGTACGCCTTCACGTGGCTCATCTCGGCCCCGGCCTTTTTCATGGAGGAGAGTTGGACTCCTTGGATTCTCATCTACATCGGCAGTTTCGGGCCGCCCGTTAGCGCCGCTGTCGTAACCTGGCTACAGGGGGAGAGTGTCCGTGCCTGGGCCCGGCAAATCGGCCGCTGGCGAGTCGGCTGGGTCTGGTGGATCGCTGCCTTCGGAATCCCTGTTGCCATCATCGTCGTGACGACTGGAATTCTGGTGGCTATCGGTGGCCCAGTCGACCCGACTCAACTCTCTGTGTCACCTGCCCTGGTCGCTGTGGTGTTCATCTTCGGTCTCACGGTTAGTGGAGGTTTGAACGAGGAACCCGGATGGCGGGGGTTCGCTCAGCCGTATCTGAACGACCGGTACAGTGCAACCACGGCGAGCCTGATCGTCGGCGTCGTCTGGGCGTTCTGGCACCTCCCGTACTTCTTCATCCCGATCACCCCTCATTCGGGATTCACCTTCGTCAATCAGATCGGCTGGTTCGTGGGGATATTTCTCCTCTCGGTCATCCTGGCGTGGGCCTACAACAACACCGGGAGTGTGCTGATCGTGATGGTTCTCCACGCGATGGCGAACACCGCTGACGTACTGCTTCCCCTGGCCCCGGAAGAGATAGTCAGTGACGGTGTCGTCGTCGAGAGCGCCGTCGCGACGGTCACGGTGACCCAGCTAGCGGTGCAGTCACTCGTCGTCGTCCTCGTCGTCGCGTACTTCGGTCACCGCTCGCTCTCACGCCGCGAGATACCAGGCGTCGCCTATCTCCGGGGGGAGAACTGA
- a CDS encoding CPBP family intramembrane glutamic endopeptidase: MNSETGFGTDGIGTEEADNEVRRLGHRRTFGLFVVGTLAYSWGLWALLVFDLVPASMTTPLILLGGFGPLVGALLTLRLTGSSIRTWLRSNLRYRIPLRWYALAIVLPPLLIVVSSVVYVTVFDASYAFDELAALWMFPLGLVLTFLVGGGNEELGWRGFAQPALQEGLSAFASSVLVGLVWFVWHVPLFFVPGSSQAGVPMLPYAIGVLATAVVLAWLYNATGSLLIPWLYHASINPAGGYFLAGVAGLKTVSGYGTYALLVAVVAVALLVHYGPSDLASRAKVRLSDLV, translated from the coding sequence ATGAACTCCGAGACGGGCTTTGGAACCGATGGTATCGGTACCGAAGAGGCGGACAACGAGGTGCGGAGACTCGGCCACCGGCGTACCTTCGGTCTCTTCGTGGTGGGTACGCTCGCGTACTCGTGGGGGCTGTGGGCCCTGCTCGTGTTCGACCTCGTTCCCGCGTCGATGACGACACCGCTCATCCTGCTCGGGGGGTTCGGACCGCTCGTCGGTGCACTGCTCACGCTCCGGCTCACGGGTTCGAGCATCCGCACGTGGCTTCGGTCGAACCTCCGCTACCGCATCCCGCTTCGATGGTACGCGCTCGCCATCGTCCTCCCGCCGCTCCTCATCGTCGTCTCCAGCGTCGTCTACGTCACCGTCTTCGACGCCTCCTACGCGTTCGACGAACTCGCTGCGCTCTGGATGTTCCCCCTCGGCCTCGTGCTGACGTTCCTCGTCGGCGGCGGGAACGAGGAACTGGGCTGGCGCGGGTTCGCTCAGCCGGCGCTCCAAGAGGGACTCTCGGCGTTCGCGTCGAGCGTACTCGTCGGACTCGTCTGGTTCGTCTGGCACGTTCCGCTGTTCTTCGTCCCCGGTAGCTCGCAGGCCGGCGTCCCGATGCTTCCCTACGCAATCGGGGTCCTCGCCACCGCGGTCGTACTCGCCTGGCTCTACAACGCTACTGGGAGTCTCCTCATCCCGTGGCTGTATCACGCCAGTATCAACCCCGCTGGCGGGTACTTCCTGGCTGGCGTCGCCGGACTGAAGACGGTCTCTGGATACGGCACGTACGCGTTGCTCGTGGCGGTCGTCGCAGTCGCCCTGCTGGTCCACTACGGCCCGTCCGACCTCGCGAGTCGCGCCAAGGTCCGGCTCTCCGACTTGGTGTGA
- a CDS encoding universal stress protein, with product MPDNVLVAVDGSPLSERALTYAIETFPDAQLTSIYVINPIDSVIDVEAGGLPVADDWYENAEAEATRIHQRATDLAAERGIELDTVTEVGKPAREILERADDHDVDQIVMGSHGRSGIDRALLGSVAERVTRRARIPVTIVS from the coding sequence ATGCCCGACAACGTTCTCGTCGCCGTCGACGGCAGTCCGCTTTCGGAGCGAGCGCTCACGTACGCCATCGAGACCTTTCCGGACGCACAGCTCACTTCGATTTACGTCATCAATCCGATCGACTCGGTTATCGACGTGGAGGCCGGCGGCCTCCCGGTCGCCGACGACTGGTACGAGAACGCGGAAGCCGAGGCGACCAGAATCCACCAGCGGGCCACGGACCTCGCGGCGGAACGGGGTATCGAACTCGACACCGTCACGGAAGTCGGAAAGCCGGCACGGGAGATTCTCGAACGCGCCGACGACCACGACGTCGACCAGATTGTCATGGGCAGCCACGGCCGTTCGGGAATCGACCGTGCGCTCCTCGGGAGCGTCGCCGAGAGGGTCACCCGCCGAGCGCGGATTCCGGTGACTATCGTCAGCTGA
- a CDS encoding heavy metal translocating P-type ATPase translates to MTVTESPPLSTCSLQIERRGGRGESGARAIERHLRDTPGVHDVDVSFRTGSVRITYDGSATSEELLREAVRDRGVSIRGASDAAADEVTSRSELRREGTFVGLTLVGMVTGLATGWLDGPQLLGWAGYGVAYVFGGWYGLKGAIETLRHRAVDIDLLMIVAALGALSIGAPFEGAMLLFLFSLSNTLQHYAIGRSRRAIESLVEMRPDEAQVLRDGEEVTVPIDDVAVGDVFVVRPGDRIPLDGVVTSGEGTVDQASLTGESVPVPKEPGDEVFGGTINESGSLEIEVTRRAHESAITRLIHMVEEAQSEKAPTQRLIDRLEQPYVLGVFALTVAAIAVPLALGSEFTGTFYRAMTLMVAASPCAVIISTPAAVLSAIASGGRQGVLFKGGEHVETAARIDAVAFDKTGTLTRGDTQLTDVFVREGSGDRTPSEDELLSLAAAVQARSEHHLARATVAAADARSLDVTDAERFQSVAGKGVNADVDGETVHIGNRSYFETVLGDAAIDGLEPGLDRLRTLEAEGKTGVLVAREHHGEVGVVGWLAFTDTVRPNAAEMVEKLRSLGVEHIVMLTGDNERVARRIADEVGIDEVQAELLPEQKVATIEELVERYENVAMVGDGVNDAPALATASLGIAMGGAGTDVALDTADVVLMGDDLSKIPYVLGLGRKTRRTLTVNLAIAFGAIALMVGTILVRGIPLPLAVVGHEGSTVLVSLNGLRLLGFRG, encoded by the coding sequence GTGACTGTTACTGAATCACCCCCGCTCTCGACGTGTTCCCTCCAGATCGAACGGCGGGGCGGTCGTGGCGAATCGGGGGCACGAGCAATCGAACGGCACCTCCGCGACACACCGGGCGTCCACGACGTCGACGTCTCCTTCCGAACGGGGAGCGTCCGGATCACCTACGACGGGAGCGCCACCTCCGAGGAACTGCTTCGAGAAGCCGTCCGCGACCGTGGTGTCTCGATTCGGGGAGCGTCCGACGCGGCGGCCGACGAGGTGACGTCCCGCTCGGAACTCAGACGAGAGGGGACGTTCGTCGGCCTGACGCTGGTGGGCATGGTGACCGGCTTGGCGACGGGGTGGCTCGACGGACCGCAACTCCTCGGGTGGGCCGGCTACGGCGTCGCGTACGTGTTCGGCGGGTGGTACGGCCTCAAGGGGGCTATCGAGACGCTCCGACACCGCGCGGTCGACATCGACCTGCTGATGATCGTCGCCGCACTCGGCGCGCTCTCCATCGGGGCCCCGTTCGAGGGCGCGATGCTCCTGTTCCTGTTCTCGCTGTCGAACACGCTCCAGCACTACGCCATCGGTCGCTCGCGACGGGCCATCGAGTCCCTCGTCGAGATGCGCCCGGACGAAGCGCAGGTCCTGCGCGACGGCGAGGAAGTCACCGTCCCCATCGACGACGTCGCCGTCGGCGACGTGTTCGTCGTCCGCCCCGGCGACAGAATCCCGCTCGACGGCGTCGTCACGTCCGGCGAGGGGACGGTCGACCAGGCCTCCCTGACCGGCGAGTCCGTCCCCGTGCCGAAGGAACCCGGCGACGAGGTGTTCGGCGGCACGATAAACGAGAGCGGGAGCCTCGAAATCGAGGTCACGCGGCGGGCCCACGAGTCGGCGATCACCCGCCTCATCCACATGGTCGAAGAGGCCCAGAGCGAGAAAGCGCCGACGCAACGCCTCATCGACCGTCTCGAACAGCCGTACGTCCTCGGCGTGTTCGCGCTCACGGTCGCGGCCATCGCAGTTCCGCTCGCCCTCGGGAGCGAGTTCACCGGGACGTTCTACCGGGCGATGACGCTCATGGTCGCCGCCTCGCCGTGTGCGGTCATCATCTCGACGCCCGCGGCGGTCCTCTCGGCGATCGCGTCCGGGGGTAGGCAGGGCGTCCTGTTCAAGGGCGGCGAACACGTCGAGACCGCGGCGCGCATCGACGCCGTCGCCTTCGACAAGACCGGCACGCTCACGCGGGGCGACACGCAGTTGACCGACGTGTTCGTCCGCGAGGGGTCGGGGGACCGGACGCCGAGCGAGGACGAACTGCTCTCCCTCGCGGCCGCGGTGCAGGCCCGCTCGGAACACCACCTCGCTCGGGCGACGGTGGCGGCGGCGGACGCTCGGTCGCTCGACGTCACCGACGCGGAGCGCTTCCAGTCGGTCGCCGGGAAAGGGGTCAACGCGGACGTCGACGGGGAGACCGTCCACATCGGGAACCGCAGTTACTTCGAGACCGTCCTCGGCGACGCGGCAATCGACGGGCTCGAACCCGGCCTCGATCGACTCCGGACGCTGGAGGCGGAGGGGAAGACGGGCGTCCTGGTCGCTCGGGAGCATCACGGCGAGGTCGGCGTGGTCGGGTGGCTCGCCTTCACCGACACCGTTCGGCCAAACGCGGCCGAGATGGTCGAGAAGCTCCGCTCGCTCGGTGTGGAGCACATCGTCATGCTGACGGGCGACAACGAGCGCGTCGCACGGCGAATCGCCGACGAGGTCGGCATCGACGAGGTGCAGGCGGAACTGCTGCCGGAGCAGAAAGTGGCGACCATCGAAGAACTGGTCGAGCGATACGAGAACGTGGCGATGGTCGGCGACGGCGTCAACGACGCGCCCGCACTCGCCACGGCGAGTCTCGGCATCGCGATGGGCGGTGCGGGGACCGACGTCGCTCTCGACACCGCCGACGTGGTGCTGATGGGCGACGACCTCAGCAAGATACCCTACGTTCTGGGTCTCGGCCGCAAGACCCGCCGGACGCTCACCGTCAACCTCGCCATCGCCTTCGGCGCGATTGCGCTCATGGTCGGCACGATTCTCGTCCGAGGCATCCCGCTCCCACTCGCCGTGGTCGGTCACGAGGGCTCGACGGTCCTGGTCTCGCTGAACGGTCTCCGGTTGCTCGGCTTCCGCGGGTGA
- a CDS encoding class I SAM-dependent methyltransferase, whose translation MSSNVARSLIEEVVPWPTVRFAGVRVPRPAGGRFPWPTLADSKSHYEAALIGALRQTVSLGDDVVIVGGGFGVSSVIAAEEAGDSGSVVCFEAAGEAAERAEQTVELNGVGERVTVRHSVVETEGSTRGDDVGDAVPLDDVGSPDVLVVDVDGAELAILDALDDSDQSPRSLVVEHHAVPGGVDYHPAETSAAVGDAGYDVVSVHSREIPPAFGGEETVFVGRRR comes from the coding sequence GTGTCGAGTAACGTGGCGAGGAGTCTCATCGAGGAGGTCGTTCCGTGGCCGACGGTCCGGTTCGCGGGCGTCCGCGTCCCGCGGCCCGCGGGCGGCCGGTTCCCGTGGCCGACGCTGGCCGACTCGAAGTCCCACTACGAGGCGGCCCTCATCGGTGCGCTTCGGCAGACCGTCTCGCTCGGCGACGACGTCGTCATCGTGGGCGGCGGGTTCGGCGTCTCGTCGGTCATCGCGGCCGAGGAAGCGGGCGACTCGGGGTCCGTCGTCTGCTTCGAGGCGGCCGGCGAGGCGGCCGAACGGGCCGAGCAGACGGTGGAACTGAACGGCGTCGGCGAACGGGTGACCGTCCGCCACAGCGTCGTCGAGACGGAGGGCAGCACCCGCGGCGACGACGTGGGCGACGCGGTGCCACTCGACGACGTCGGTTCGCCGGACGTGCTCGTCGTCGACGTCGACGGCGCGGAGTTGGCCATCCTGGACGCTCTCGACGACTCCGACCAGTCGCCGCGTTCGCTGGTGGTCGAACACCACGCCGTCCCCGGCGGCGTCGACTACCACCCGGCGGAGACGTCGGCGGCGGTCGGCGACGCTGGGTACGACGTCGTCAGCGTCCACTCCCGCGAGATACCGCCCGCGTTCGGCGGCGAGGAGACGGTGTTCGTCGGCCGGCGTCGGTGA
- a CDS encoding HalOD1 output domain-containing protein produces the protein MRHTKSSETHEPKEPTENRTTLAIVTRVAEANGCRPTELEPLSRVTDPEAIENLLRAENAEFELRFDYEGGQVTVTSDGDVEFELDAESRD, from the coding sequence ATGAGGCACACGAAGTCGTCAGAGACGCACGAACCGAAGGAACCGACCGAGAACCGAACGACGCTCGCGATCGTCACCCGCGTCGCCGAAGCGAACGGGTGTCGACCGACGGAACTCGAACCGCTCTCGCGGGTGACGGACCCCGAGGCCATCGAGAACCTGCTCCGCGCCGAGAACGCCGAGTTCGAGTTACGATTCGACTACGAGGGCGGACAGGTCACCGTCACCTCCGACGGCGACGTCGAGTTCGAACTGGACGCCGAATCGCGGGACTGA
- a CDS encoding GTP cyclohydrolase III, producing MTNTQLSLVQIDNYGPWTVTPEPRREMDLQTLQSRLFADIAQFVGSRDGYAFFTRFDNMVAVTNGLDDADHELLQESIANRYPVTISLGIGVDASPIEALEAGTAGLQHAGSAQDGERREVLSGDALPESDRTDSDVQIAHFDVNDATGKYTDRLNEFDSFIQIEQGYATLMRYLREEYDSLSFFVGGDNIISVCPDTTEAEYRDAIRHVEAEAGVELKVGVGTGRNAHEAGFAAKHALEVCREDGTDVEFDHVHAEVADD from the coding sequence GTGACGAACACGCAGCTCTCGCTCGTTCAGATAGACAACTACGGTCCGTGGACGGTGACGCCGGAGCCGCGCCGAGAGATGGACCTCCAGACGCTCCAGTCCCGACTGTTCGCCGACATCGCACAGTTCGTCGGGAGTCGCGACGGGTACGCGTTCTTCACCCGCTTCGACAACATGGTGGCCGTCACGAACGGCCTCGACGACGCCGACCACGAACTGCTGCAGGAGTCTATCGCGAACCGGTATCCGGTGACGATTAGCCTCGGTATCGGCGTCGACGCTTCGCCCATCGAAGCGCTCGAAGCGGGGACGGCGGGTCTCCAACACGCCGGAAGCGCACAGGACGGTGAACGCCGCGAAGTGCTGTCGGGCGACGCCCTCCCCGAGTCCGACCGAACCGACAGCGACGTGCAGATAGCCCACTTCGACGTGAACGACGCGACGGGCAAATACACCGACCGCCTCAACGAGTTCGACTCGTTCATCCAGATAGAGCAGGGGTACGCCACGCTGATGCGCTACCTCCGCGAGGAGTACGACTCGCTCTCGTTCTTCGTCGGCGGCGACAACATCATCTCCGTCTGCCCGGACACGACGGAGGCGGAGTACCGGGACGCCATACGCCACGTCGAGGCCGAAGCCGGCGTCGAACTCAAGGTGGGCGTCGGCACCGGCCGGAACGCCCACGAGGCCGGGTTCGCCGCCAAACACGCCCTCGAAGTCTGCCGCGAGGACGGCACCGACGTCGAGTTCGACCACGTCCACGCCGAAGTCGCCGACGACTGA
- a CDS encoding HAD-IIA family hydrolase yields MNYRGVVLDVDGTVVRGDEPIPGAAAGLDAIDAAGVDRVFVSNNPTKRPAAYVDRFARAGFEVAASEVITAGTVTTRYLREERPDDDLFVVGESGLVEILTEAGLSVVGVDDDPDALVASVDEAFDYRTLCEALWTLSDDDVAFVGTDPDVVIPAVGRDVPGSGAIINAIAGVAERDPEVVLGKPSDTAREMVLEHLGVPPESILVVGDRLDTDIALGERAGMTTALVKTGVTDDETLAASSITPDHVLDSLGDVGRLLSD; encoded by the coding sequence ATGAACTACCGAGGCGTCGTCCTCGACGTGGACGGGACCGTAGTGCGCGGCGACGAACCGATACCGGGGGCGGCAGCCGGTCTGGACGCCATCGACGCGGCCGGCGTCGACCGCGTGTTCGTGTCGAACAATCCCACCAAGCGACCCGCGGCGTACGTCGACCGGTTCGCTCGCGCCGGGTTCGAGGTGGCCGCGTCGGAGGTGATAACCGCGGGGACGGTCACCACGCGCTACCTGCGCGAGGAACGCCCGGACGACGACCTGTTCGTCGTCGGCGAGTCCGGACTGGTCGAGATACTCACCGAAGCCGGACTCTCGGTCGTCGGCGTCGACGACGACCCGGACGCACTCGTCGCGAGCGTGGACGAGGCGTTCGACTACCGCACGCTCTGCGAGGCGCTCTGGACGCTCTCGGACGACGACGTGGCGTTCGTCGGCACCGACCCGGACGTCGTCATCCCCGCCGTCGGCCGCGACGTGCCCGGGTCCGGAGCCATCATCAACGCCATCGCCGGGGTCGCCGAACGCGACCCGGAGGTCGTGTTGGGCAAACCCTCCGACACGGCCCGCGAGATGGTCCTCGAACACCTCGGCGTGCCGCCGGAGTCGATTCTCGTCGTCGGCGACAGACTCGACACCGACATCGCACTCGGGGAACGGGCGGGCATGACGACGGCACTCGTCAAGACGGGCGTCACCGACGACGAGACGCTGGCCGCGTCGTCCATCACGCCCGACCACGTCCTCGATTCGCTCGGCGACGTCGGGCGGTTGCTGTCGGACTGA
- a CDS encoding DJ-1/PfpI family protein, with protein sequence MGKKLLMLVGDFGEDYETMVPFQALQMVGHEVDAVCPEKSAGETVKTAIHDFRGDQTYLEERGHDFEVTATFDEVDPAEYDGLVVPGGRAPEYLRTYEEVLDVVRHFFEAEKPVATLCHGPQILAAAGVLDGYEMTSYPAVRPEVEAAGCSWVDEVTVDDNLVTAQAWPDHAEWLAEFLKLLGTEVSEAEPAAADD encoded by the coding sequence ATGGGCAAGAAGCTACTGATGCTGGTCGGCGACTTCGGCGAAGACTACGAGACGATGGTGCCGTTTCAGGCGCTCCAGATGGTCGGCCACGAGGTGGACGCCGTCTGTCCGGAGAAGTCCGCGGGCGAGACGGTGAAGACGGCCATCCACGACTTCCGCGGCGACCAGACGTATCTGGAGGAACGCGGGCACGACTTCGAGGTGACCGCGACGTTCGACGAGGTGGACCCGGCCGAGTACGACGGCCTCGTCGTCCCCGGCGGACGCGCGCCGGAGTACCTCCGGACGTACGAGGAGGTACTCGACGTGGTCCGGCACTTCTTCGAGGCGGAGAAGCCGGTGGCGACGCTCTGTCACGGCCCGCAGATTCTGGCCGCGGCGGGCGTCCTCGACGGCTACGAGATGACCTCTTACCCGGCCGTCCGCCCGGAGGTGGAGGCGGCGGGCTGTTCGTGGGTGGACGAGGTGACCGTCGACGACAACCTCGTCACCGCGCAGGCGTGGCCGGACCACGCCGAGTGGCTGGCGGAGTTCCTGAAACTCCTCGGAACGGAGGTTTCGGAGGCCGAACCCGCCGCAGCGGACGACTGA
- a CDS encoding OsmC family protein: MSDIETSTVSEEGFASTSQVGDFELTIDATDEQGPNPNAVLVADYASCFLPAFRVGGQQRGHDDLGKIQIDADADLDDDDDLTGIRFAIHVEADLDDDEFDEIVTRAKDICHVHSALREGLYAEIEVHGGAF, translated from the coding sequence ATGAGCGACATCGAAACTTCCACCGTTAGCGAAGAGGGCTTCGCCTCCACGAGTCAGGTCGGCGACTTCGAACTCACCATCGACGCCACCGACGAGCAGGGACCGAACCCGAACGCCGTCCTCGTCGCGGACTACGCGTCGTGCTTCCTGCCGGCCTTCCGCGTCGGCGGCCAGCAGCGCGGTCACGACGACCTGGGCAAGATTCAGATCGACGCCGACGCCGACCTGGACGACGACGACGACCTGACGGGGATTCGCTTCGCCATCCACGTGGAAGCGGACCTCGACGACGACGAGTTCGACGAAATCGTCACGCGCGCGAAGGACATCTGCCACGTCCACTCTGCGCTCCGCGAGGGGCTCTACGCCGAAATCGAAGTCCACGGCGGCGCGTTCTGA